The Gasterosteus aculeatus chromosome 18, fGasAcu3.hap1.1, whole genome shotgun sequence genome segment TGGAAAGTGAAGAGTACGTGGGATTTGTGAGGTAAGAAACGGCGGCAGTTGTGCCCGCTAGCTTGTTGCCTGTTAGCGAGGATACCTAGCATTAGCACGGCCAGCTAGCCTAAACGGTCCCCTGACCTGCCGCTGATTGCTCGCCTCACGGCAGCTGCTGTCGGCCCTTCGACGTGTCCCGACTAATGTACAGGTCAATAACTGCGAATGTAACTGCTGCCAACCTTGGCAGCAACAGCGTTATTTCAATAGTAACCAGTTAGATACCAGTCACTTCCTTTAATTAAGTTGTATTATGCGCTCAGCCAGGCCTCTCGCTCTCATGGTTACTAAAACAAACCTTCGCCACAAGAGACGCGTCAGATGTTGTTGCCCTCTGAACGCACTCTCATAAAGTTCGTACTCTGGTGTATTAAAACAAAGGACCTCTCACAACACACCTGACTGCGTGTTTGTAACGTTATCCGGATGGATCTACCGGAAATAAGCACAAATCGACATAAGGCCTCTTCCTAATTAGTGAGATGTCCCTTAAATGTTGCCGTTAAAAGGTTTTGTTTATCTACCACGTTGTTAACAAACAGCTGACACAAACCTAATGGTTTAACGGTGTAGATGTATGCCACTAGAGTTGTTTGACAATTCCTcccaaaaagatgaatgtatcAGGAGCTAGTTTCTCATGTACAAATTATCATACAAAACACCCACTTCACAACATGATGCAATCCAATTCAATAGCTCCACATAGGACAATGTCAATGACGTCAAAGTAACATTTCTCCCAAAACATGCCAAACTAACTTTGTTGTTCAACTAATTTTCTTGTTACAGAACTGATGGAAGTTTTGCTGTGAATGACGTTCCCTCAGGATCCTACGTCGTGGAAGTTGTCACCCCAAATTATAGATTTGAGCCAGTACGTGTTGATATCACATCCAAGGGCAAAATGAGGTAAGACTATTCTGGGAGAACAAAAAGGCCTACTCAAATGTCTGTCATTGGTTAGCGTTGCATAGTTTTCAGCATACTGTTTTTAGAGGCATCTCTAACCCACTGGTAACCATGTGTCATCTCGCAGGGCACGTCTTGTGAACTACATCAAGACTTCTGAAGTAATTCGCCAGCCATATCCTCTGCAAATCAGGGCCAATGGCCCCCACACCTACTTCATGAAGAGAGAGACCTGGGGCTGGACAGATTTTCTGATGAACCCAATGGTAAAAAAATTGTGATTAACATAAAACTGGGGTGGGGGCTTCTACTTCCGGGTTCTTTCGTTCAAGCATTGTCTTGGTGCCCCCGCAGGTCATGATGATGGTTCTTCCCCTGCTGATCATTGTTCTACTGCCCAAGGTGGTGAACACAAATGACCCAGAGATGAGAAAGGTAAACAATCCATTATAGCCTTAAGTGTGTCAAAACTATTGTGCATCTCTGAACCGTATTGCATGCTGTTGAATCGGGTCCAATTCTGTGGCTGGTTAAGATTAGTTTTATTCACAACAGGGCTGTCCAATTTTCTCTTAACTAGTGAGTTCTGGCCATGATAATGTGCAGTCACAGGAAATAACAGCTTCTCTGGATCAAACAATTTCACTAAAAGACAATTGTTAGAGGTTGGGAACAGAATCTGAAATAACAACtaagacatttattttcttccacTATGCATTTTGATCAGGCTAATGATGTATTGATTGTGACTAGATCATGCAAGTTAATGGCAGAATAGAATTTTTAATTCCAGTAGTGAAAAGAACACTATTCATAATGCCCTATTCCGGCCTCAACCTGATATGTAAACATGTTTCTTAACGAAGGGAAACTACATTATTTTTTGAGGATTTAATCAGTCTGTGTAACTTCATCTACAACGGTTTTCTCTACAGGAAATGGAGCAGTCCATGAACATGCTGAACCCAAACCCAGAGCTTCCCGACGTGTCTGAGCTCATGACCAAGCTCTTCTCCGGCTCCAAAGGCTCCAGCAaagcaggcagcagcagcaagggCACCCGGCCAGCCGTGAAGAGGAGGTAGTACTATACATGTCCCTTCAGTCTGCCGAAGGAAGCCTGAGATATGCCATAGAAGCACGAGTTTTTAAGTGTAATTTCTTTCCCCTGGGTCTATTGTACAGATTTCATTATCAGATGTTTGAAAAAGCTCAGCTTGCTTTCTAATATGCTATTAGAAACGTTCTTACTGCACTGATAGAAATTTCCTAAACCCTGTAAAAGCTGTTATCTTTCATTTGCTCTTTGCTTCCTACCTGTGGCTCTTCTACTTATCCATCTATTCTGTGCTAATCCTCTGGAGTGCATTTTCCCACTGCTGCTAATTCCACTACCTTAAAGAGAAATTATataaagtgattttttttttcaatttcagtaattacTGTGAATGAagattaattgaattttaaaactGATAAATTCTTATTTAAAAGCCTAGATGAATAAATTGAAATGGTGTATATaacaattttgtttttatttatttgaatggtCTACTCAATTTTTAATCATTGTATAACCTCCTTTATGACCAGGATTCATTGATTGTAAGTTACAAGGGTAATAAGTGGCAGTTCAAAAGAAGGAGCTGCGTGGTTGCTTCAAGATCTCTACAGTGTAACTTCACTTTTAATAAAGCGGATGGTAAAGTCCATAATAAAGTAATGTGTTTGTTCTCACTACATTATAAGTTAGTCGCTGATGACCAATAAAAAGACCAATTACTTCTGTTATTATATTTCACAAACAATACCAACTCCAGTTTCCAGGTATTTCCGGAGGTTTCAATAGCTGTAAGTGTTGTCATGGCGATGAATCGGTTGAGATAGACTGTTGTAATCATAATTGCAACTGAGCTAAGACGTCAAGAGATGACTCCCCATCCCAACTGAGTGAAATCTATTTGCAGAAATGGATGCTAAACTACACTTCAAATGGAAACCAAACTGCTGTCTTCACTAAAACAAGCAGTTTACGGCATTCACATCCCAAAAACGAACGGTGCTGCTTCAACAAACACAAATCAGGCAGaagctgaacaaaatatttACACACTGTAATAAAAGCTGATTAGATTTAGTATTTAGCGCTCATTCTAAGATCATAAAAACAATTCTTTATTACAATGTTACTTAAGACACATGTGTTGCATGTAATCTACACAAATCGATCCTGCTAAATGCTACGTACTGTCCATTTTTGGGGTCCAAATCCTAAAAGTTTGGAACCACTGCTTTAAGCAATGATTCTGGCGATTACAGTTCATTTTGTCAACAAATGCCATAATAAGACAATATACAAAATTTCTGTTAAATTTCTCAGCCTACTGGATACCTGGAGATATAGATCTTAAAAAAATAGGCAGTGTGTATTCACTATTTCTTTCAAGCATAATTATTATTTAGACCTCTGTGAACTTCTATTTTCTGAGCACACCAAAATATGAGGAAGTAGTTTATTTATTGAAGATTATTTTCATTAGTTGAAGTTCACTGCAGCGGGACGGTGCATTGAGTCAAAACAAGCTGTTGTCCCCACGTTCATTGGAATGAAGGAACAAGTCAGCCAGTTGTCCTGTGGGGTTCATTCAAGAATTTATTCAAGACGGTTTGAACAATGCTGGTTACAATATATCTAATGTTGTcgatgtcgggggagaatttgttgaggtgcatctACGCGGCTTATTTTGGGGATTGATTGGATGtagctttttgtcttttcacagtCTTTGTCGACAATGCAGTCTCCCTACCTACTTTGGATGAAAATACCCTCCAATTGAAGTTGAGAATCTCCACTCAAAGCacatcttgttttatttaaaagccCATTGTGGTTGTGGTTGGAGCTAGAATTATGAGAATTGCGTCAATTTTTAAATCTTTACGGACTTTTCCTTTCATCATACTGGAGTGCTGAAGTCCTCTGATGACCTCCAGGAGGTCTGAGCTCGGTTTGCACTCAGCAACAGTCTCATTTGTCACCCATGGCATGTTAGTTTCTTTACCCCACTGTTTTGAGTGGGTAACGATTGGCATTattggaaatatatatatataattcataaataaaaacatgtcctGTTGAAAAAGTTCATGCTGACAAAAGTATAATTCcacttttgagtttgtatttcACCATTCACATCATTACGCAGACTCACTTACACATAACTGCACGGATGAACAATGAGCAGAGATGCATTCACAAAGCTCTTTTGCCTCTGAGCAGAACAAAAGGCAGAGAGTTTAGGGAGATACGTTCAGATAACAACTGACATTGCATTGTTAAAAGACAAAGAAGTGCAATCACACTCAACAGCATCACTCATCTATTCGAAAGGCCAGTTGGCAGTCATTATGTTTAAAGACCATGTTTGccaaatttgtttttgttgttgttgcagtaaTATGAACGTTGACAGGAATAAAGGTGTGATTCGTAAACAATCTAATTTGTCATGTTACCAACGTGAAACTAATGCAACTTCCAATGGACTGAGATGTACAGATTAGCCCTTGAAtacaatatcaaatatcaaTTACAAGAGCCAAGttacaaaagtaaaacattccCTAAACACCGATATACACAaagtcattttacatttatcatTTGGGAGGTGTAAAATCCAACAGAATCAGTAAAAGATATTTGTTATACTATAGATTACTTTGAAATGTGTATGCCTACAATATGTCCTTTACATACAGTGCAAGTCAGCAATGGAATAAAGGAGGATTACACTGTATGAGGTTTAAAGGAGTCGTTCAGTGTTTTATCCACATGCTCACACAAAAAAAGCTCATGTGTCAGTTTGTTTCAGTTAAgatttttacacaaaaaaagttgacattttcttgtccctaaagaaaaaaaagacagaatcgATGGACATGCGAATATTTTCTACATTTGTCATGATAGAGTTTGAGGAGAATACCTTTTTGCCACTACGGCGAGGAGGGCAGCATGAGGACAGCTACCAATAATTCTTTCACAAACACATTGGCACGTGAGTATTAAGGGAGTCCTCCACCCACTTAGCACATAGCACTGCTATGACATCATTGGACTCATGGACGACAATTTCCAAACGGAGGCAGCAGAACCAGAGACAGTTACGGGTGCGTTATGCCGGTAGCAGCTAATGTAGCCTGCAGCTGAGATCAGGTCTGACAAACCCACTACTTTCTAACTCCAAGTAGCCTTCAGTTCCAAACTCATAGTCTTTAGAAAATCTGAGTGACATTATTTGAGGAGAGTTCATCAGCCTTTGTGCAGCTCCCTCGGGAGCAACGTAACACTTTAAACATTGTAAGAACATGTCACCACCTTTTTGAGGTTTCCTTTCTATAATAATCAGGAACAGCAGTTTAAGTGCTTCATTTGGCTCAGATAATTGTTCACCAACATctattttttaacacaaaaatcACATGCAGCACTTCATGCTGAAGATGACCACTGACTAAAGTTCACATCGAGAAAATCATCACATGGGGACAAAAGCAATGCATCTGTTCTATAACAACGTTTTGCCGcatcaagtcattttattgTTGACGTTTCGATTTTGTCCGCCCCAGTAGAGCTTGTCgttgcctctcctcctcctgctccactgGCAGAGCAGAAGCATGCGGAAGGTCTTCTGAAAGGTCTTGTTGCACAGCGCGTAGCACATGGGGTTGATGGTGCTGTTGACGTAGCACAGCCAGTAGCCCAGGTGCCACAGGGACTGGGGGATGCACTCGGCGCAGAAAGTGGAAATGAGCACCATGATGTTGTACGGCGTCCATGTGAGGATGAAAGCCAGCAGAATGGCACTGAGAGTCTGGGccgccttcttctccttcacaagcaccatcctcttcctcttggtGATCTGGTTCTTCAGGACGGGGTCAATGGGtttggaggtggtggagggggaaggcGAGGCAGTTTGGGTGGGCTCATTTGCTTTGGCCAGGCACGGCGCGGGAGTCATTGGTTTGCCGTTTTTGCCCTTTGAGCTGGAGCCAGGTTTGAATTTATAAGAGATGTGTTTTTTACTACTCTTCTTTTGAGGAGTGGAAAAGTATAGATCCTCTGTATACTCAGTCACTTGTCCATTCGTATTACTTTGCCCACTACCTTGCTCTTTGAAAGACCTCTGTGGGGTTTCTATTGACACATGCTGCTCGTCCTCCTCAGATGTAGAGTAGCTGTTGAAGGAAGTGATTTGATCTGCTTTCTCCCATGCCTCATCTGATCTGGTTGTCATTTTAGTAGCGTTGCTTTGGTTAGACGAGGACCAGGAGGCCTGACTGAggtctcttctctctctggtAAAATGAAAGCAAGAATGAATGGCAGTTTTCTGTGGTTTAGTCCCTTCTAGAACATTTTCAGTAGCCAGGCCTCGTAGCTCAGCCAAATCTTTGGTGCGTCTCTGCGTTTCCTTGTAGATCCTACAGTAGAGGATGGTCATAACAGAGACAGGGATATAGAAAGCGGCAATCGCTGTACCAAATGTGATCACAGGCTGTGTTAAAAACTGGATATGGCACTGGTTAGGAAGCACCCTTCTCTCACCTACAATGTATTGCCAGCACAGAATGGGTGGCGCCCAAAGGacaaaagacaccagccacgcAAGGCCAATCATGATGGCAGCTCTCTTTGGAGTCCTTTTAGCCCTGTAAGTTAACGGCCTTGTGATGGAGAAGTACCTGTCAAAGCTGATGACAAGTAAGTTCATAACTGAAGCGTTGCTGGCAACATAATCCACTGCTAGCCAGAGATCACATGCAATGTTTCCCAAGGACCAGTAACCCATAAGGATATATGTGGTGTATAAGTTCATTGACAACACTCCAATGATGAGGTCGGCGAAAGCCAGACTGAGTAGGTAGTAGTTGTTAACGGTCTTCAGCTGGCTGTTGACTTTGAAGGAGAGCAAAACCAGCACGTTACCCACAACAGTTATCAAGCTGACGATTGCTGATACTGTAGCGATGGTAATAACTTCCCAAACATTGTGAGAAGCCACCTGGACATGTGATGTGTTGGCAAGAGTGCTGTTTGAAGGGTCCACTTCCATGCTGTTATCCCTCCTTGTTATTGTTGACAGGTCAGAGAAGGGTACCAGCTTGTGGCTCCATTAAGAGTTttcctgaaatgaaaagaaaaaaaacttgaatgattttataaaatgtataaactcTCGCTCTCTAAATATGTTTCTATATTGTCATTCAATTCTGAAATGTGTAATTTTTTAATTGACTCGGAACGATCAAACGTCATTTTTGTCGTGGGACACCATTCAACGTAACACTCATTTCCTTCACGTTGAAGGTGTCACGCGCTAAACTGTCCGGCCGCAATTAACAGCAATGGACACCAGACCGAGCGCAGTCAGAGGAGGCAGTTGGAGAAGGGGCGGCAGAGGCGGAAGCAACAGCGAAAGTGTCGGTGGTGAGCAGcggggcagagggagaggaggccaccaCCGCGGCCGGGGTAAAAGAGACCACTACCGCGGTCGTGGACGCGGCGGGAGCGGCCCCTCGGCGGACTTCCAACACCGGGTGAGAGAGCGCAGAAGTTACGTATCGGGCTTCCCCCGACATGTCTCACTACCGAACGTTTGCAAATGTTaaatcccccccctcacattCACAGCCAAGTGTCTCCGCAGCAGTTGTCGAGCTGTGATTCACATgatataaacatttatttttgattacTGTGCATTCACGGTACAGAAGTGGGTCTGCGTCGACATGGCTACGGCTCACTCCTctactgcgcatgcgcaatgcACATGCGTTTTCGTCTTATATCTTATAGGTCTATCTATATAGGTCTTATATATATCTGGATATTACGCCAGATAGTTCAGCTTAATTTCCAATCAAGGGGCCTCTGGAAACTTGCCCATGGTGTTCCA includes the following:
- the emc7b gene encoding endoplasmic reticulum membrane protein complex subunit 7: MRFRERTPLLWVFVQAAVVVAWCFTDIETGPGAGVTLSYQPNGDRFKIEGRAIVPGVKTQDWVSTARILVESEEYVGFVRTDGSFAVNDVPSGSYVVEVVTPNYRFEPVRVDITSKGKMRARLVNYIKTSEVIRQPYPLQIRANGPHTYFMKRETWGWTDFLMNPMVMMMVLPLLIIVLLPKVVNTNDPEMRKEMEQSMNMLNPNPELPDVSELMTKLFSGSKGSSKAGSSSKGTRPAVKRR
- the LOC120808426 gene encoding muscarinic acetylcholine receptor M5-like, with product MEVDPSNSTLANTSHVQVASHNVWEVITIATVSAIVSLITVVGNVLVLLSFKVNSQLKTVNNYYLLSLAFADLIIGVLSMNLYTTYILMGYWSLGNIACDLWLAVDYVASNASVMNLLVISFDRYFSITRPLTYRAKRTPKRAAIMIGLAWLVSFVLWAPPILCWQYIVGERRVLPNQCHIQFLTQPVITFGTAIAAFYIPVSVMTILYCRIYKETQRRTKDLAELRGLATENVLEGTKPQKTAIHSCFHFTRERRDLSQASWSSSNQSNATKMTTRSDEAWEKADQITSFNSYSTSEEDEQHVSIETPQRSFKEQGSGQSNTNGQVTEYTEDLYFSTPQKKSSKKHISYKFKPGSSSKGKNGKPMTPAPCLAKANEPTQTASPSPSTTSKPIDPVLKNQITKRKRMVLVKEKKAAQTLSAILLAFILTWTPYNIMVLISTFCAECIPQSLWHLGYWLCYVNSTINPMCYALCNKTFQKTFRMLLLCQWSRRRRGNDKLYWGGQNRNVNNKMT